One genomic segment of Clostridium saccharoperbutylacetonicum N1-4(HMT) includes these proteins:
- a CDS encoding alpha-glucoside-specific PTS transporter subunit IIBC, translating into MMQKIQRFGAAMFVPVLFFAFFGVVAGLSILFMNSDIVGSIANKGTAWYNFWYVVQQGGWTVFNQLPLLFVVGLPIALAKKAQARACLESLVIYLVFNYFINAILTLSSSTFGVNFELQPGINNGVSSGLAMIAGIKTLDTGMIGAILVASIAVYLHGKFFEKKLPAYLGIFQGSVFVVMVGFAAMLPTSLVMCFIWPKIQAGMSVLQGFLASSGIIGVWIYTFLERILIPTGLHHFVYGPFVFGPAVVPDGIASYWPKHLADFATSAHSLKEMFPAGGFALTGMSKIFGCTGISLAIYATAKPEKKKIVAGLLIPATLTAIMVGVTEPLEFTFLFIAPALFGVHAVLAATLAATAYGFGLVGNFGGGIIEWFSLNWIPLFKYHAGTYIAQIIIGLCFIAIYFFVFRFLILKFNFATPGREADDEETKLYTKADYKAKQGEAVEDKKDVAEDNQAVQFLQALGGSENIVDVTNCATRLRVSVKDESKLASDAIFKKAGAHGVVRNGKAIQVIVGLSVSQVREEFEGLIGKI; encoded by the coding sequence ATGATGCAAAAAATTCAGCGTTTCGGTGCTGCGATGTTTGTTCCAGTTTTATTCTTTGCATTCTTTGGTGTTGTAGCAGGATTATCGATATTATTTATGAATTCAGATATTGTGGGTTCAATAGCAAATAAAGGCACAGCGTGGTATAACTTTTGGTATGTAGTTCAACAAGGTGGATGGACAGTATTTAACCAATTGCCATTATTATTCGTAGTAGGGTTGCCAATAGCGTTAGCTAAAAAAGCTCAAGCTCGTGCTTGTTTAGAGTCTTTAGTAATTTATTTAGTATTTAATTATTTTATTAACGCTATATTAACTCTTTCAAGTTCAACATTTGGCGTGAATTTTGAGTTGCAACCTGGAATTAACAATGGTGTTTCGAGTGGACTTGCAATGATTGCAGGTATTAAAACACTTGATACAGGGATGATAGGTGCTATTTTAGTTGCAAGCATAGCAGTTTATCTCCATGGTAAATTTTTTGAAAAGAAATTACCTGCATATTTAGGGATTTTCCAAGGTTCAGTTTTTGTAGTAATGGTAGGCTTTGCAGCTATGTTACCAACATCACTTGTTATGTGTTTCATTTGGCCAAAGATTCAAGCTGGAATGAGTGTATTACAAGGATTCTTAGCTTCATCTGGAATCATAGGAGTATGGATATATACATTCTTAGAACGTATTTTAATTCCAACAGGCTTACATCACTTTGTTTATGGACCATTTGTTTTTGGACCTGCAGTAGTTCCAGACGGTATTGCTTCATATTGGCCAAAGCATTTAGCAGATTTTGCAACAAGTGCACATTCATTAAAAGAAATGTTCCCAGCAGGTGGTTTTGCATTAACTGGAATGTCAAAGATATTTGGATGTACTGGGATTTCATTAGCTATTTACGCAACTGCAAAACCTGAAAAGAAAAAGATTGTAGCAGGTTTGCTTATACCAGCAACATTAACAGCAATTATGGTGGGAGTTACAGAACCACTTGAATTTACTTTCTTATTTATAGCTCCAGCATTATTCGGAGTGCACGCTGTATTAGCTGCAACTTTAGCTGCAACAGCATATGGTTTTGGGTTAGTAGGTAACTTTGGTGGTGGAATAATTGAATGGTTTTCTCTTAACTGGATACCACTTTTCAAATATCATGCAGGCACTTATATAGCACAAATAATAATTGGTTTATGTTTTATAGCAATATATTTCTTTGTATTCCGTTTCTTAATATTAAAGTTTAACTTCGCAACTCCAGGACGTGAAGCAGATGATGAAGAAACTAAGCTTTACACAAAAGCTGATTATAAAGCTAAACAAGGTGAAGCAGTAGAAGATAAAAAGGATGTTGCAGAAGATAATCAAGCAGTACAATTCCTACAAGCCTTAGGTGGAAGTGAAAATATTGTTGATGTTACAAATTGTGCAACTAGATTACGTGTATCAGTGAAAGATGAAAGTAAATTGGCTTCAGATGCTATTTTCAAAAAAGCAGGAGCACATGGCGTTGTGAGAAATGGAAAAGCTATTCAAGTTATTGTTGGATTATCAGTCTCACAGGTAAGAGAAGAGTTTGAAGGTTTAATTGGAAAAATATAA